aattatttcattttcttttcagTTTCTTTATTCTGAATTTTTCTTCTACCTGTGGTTTAAATATAAAACAGGAATATTACATTGGTTGAGATCTCACACTTATGTACCAAACTTTGGTATTGGGAGGATAAAGAgttgacatatttttaaaatagattctGTCTATTTTGTCCGCTCCTTTTTACTTGTTTAAAAGTTCATTTTCCTGCCTGAAAGATGAGCTCACATCCAATAAAGAAACAACAAATATtaatttgccagtaaaaaaaaaaaagtcacttgtATTCATTTCTTATACTCAAACTATGAAGACCAAAATTTCCCCTGTATTCATTTTCTGTGAAGATTTAATTGCTAAAGAAAACGTTTTGATATTCAGAATATCAAGCTTATTGTAGAACAAAACATTTCATATAATTAAGGTGAGTTTTTTCATGTCTTAGAAGGTCTGATCGTTGAATAAAACTTTTTCGGCAATCTGAACATGAAAATGGTTTAACTCCTGTATGGATTTTCCGATGCTTACCAAGGCTTGATTGCTGGGTAAAACACTTCCCACAATCAGAACAGGAATAtggtttttctcctgtatgaacttTTTCATGTTTAATAAGGCTTGATTGGGAGGCAAAACCTTTCCCACATACAGTACACGAATAagttttctctcctgtatgaatattctgatgcgtaataagatttgaCTGTCGATTAAAACATTTACCACATGTAGAACAGGTAAaaggtttctctcctgtatgaattttctgatgtctaataaggCTTGTTTGccatgtaaaacattttccacaatcaGGACATAAAAATGGTTTCTCTCCTttgtgaattttctgatgtgttgCAAGATTTGATTGGcaggtaaaacttttcccacattcaATACATGAAAATGGTTTCACCCCTGCATGAATTTTCTGATGTATAATAAGGCTTGACTGCCAGGTAAAACATttaccacattcagaacataaaaacGGTCTCTCTCCTTTATGGATTTTCTGATGATTAATAAGATTTGATTGCcaggtaaaacattttccacattcagaacaagaAAATGGTTTCTTTATACTATGAGTCTTCTGATGTGCAATGAGATTTGATAAGTGGGTAAAACATTTCCCGCATTCTGGGCATGGCAATAATCTCACTTTTGCATCATTTATCTCAGGTTGAAAATGATTTACTCTTGGAGCAAACAGGTCCTCATATGCCGAGCATGTTGATGGTACTAGTTGTGATGTCTTATCATGGATTCCAAAATGATCTAAGCATTTAAACATGTTCTGTTTTGTGTGAAAGATGTCTTTATATCCTTGAATACTGCAGTCACTGTTATTATGCTCTATTTCAGCACAGTTCAAATCGGATTCAGAGACTTTGTTACATACTTTGAACCAGGTGATTGCATCCTCTTGACTTTCAGAAATATTCCAGTAAAGGGATCCATCTGCTGGAAAAAGTATACAATACACTCATTAACATGCCAAATGTATCTAATTTTAAATTAATGTATCTAATACTGTGGCTACTTTAAATAGGCCATACCAACGGAATGAGGCAAAATTATTCTATTCTTCAATTGGTCAAGGGTCCATGTTTACAATACCCTTTGACACTTAATGTGGGTCTTGGCAAATACTGGGTATAAGTCACCATGACAACTAAAAATTCTGAACAGGTGATTAGAAACTTCTATATTTTTGCCTATAGCTTGCATTCGTCTTCACTCTTGAGGCATACTGTAAGAACCAGGTGTATGCTCCTATGTCTCTATATAAAAAACTTGGTAAGTAGAGGTGGTCATTTGGGCACCAACCTAGGACCTAAAGCTTCCTGGGACCTTCCTCCTTTTACATCTCTCTTGTAGTACTCCCTAGCTTAAGTCACTTGCTCATATTTGTCTATTCAATACACAGACAGCACACTCATCCTCACTTGAGTATGGTCCATGAATGATAGTCACCATGCATGGCTAATTGAGCCTGGACTAGCAAGACACCACATACCTGCCAGGTGTGATAGAAAGTTAATCATCTAGTGGGTATTATCACTCGGACCCCCATTAATAGGCTAAAGTAAATCTGTATAGATtttggaaaacaattttataaacttttgGAAcctaaacaaaatatacaaataaccacataaattaacttttaaacacacatttacattgttgtaaacactgctgccaaatggctaaggATACGTGCACGCTACTGAGCTCACCTTGGTTTACTCtttaaacaaagtatatcaagagaactaagcaaaattgatcataaaagtaaactggaaagtttaataAAGTTGCATACTCCATCAGAATCAAGaatgtgtaattttgactttactgtccctttaactctttttgtatcctttgttgaagaaacaacaatgcactaatggaagctagccaagaacatctggtgagccaatgacaagaggcatatatgtgtagccaccaatatttAAAATAtggtaatttaaaatattttatttgataaTATTAGCACTCAGAAATTGTATTTATAagcttgactgtctctttaatacgtGCCTGAGCTTTATGGGAATTTCACTTAAGCTGGGTATATTAGTTGTTGACCAAGAACTGAAAATTATTTCATACTACTAACTTCTTGAACTGACTCCTAGATCATAAACAAATGTCTCTGCCTTAAATGACACTAAATACAATAAAACTgcataatgcacaataaaaacacaatttgatatcactcagaatttcaaatgagcagattTTTAGTTGACACGTTTTAAAATCCTTCAATGCCCCCCCCCCATATCatttgacagtcatcagccaatcacatgctcatatactgtatgtatacacgctaaactttgcacatgctcagtaggagctggtgtctcagaaagtgagcATAGTGCGCAATTTGATGATGGAAGTGAATgagaaagatttattttttttaaatgacaggcTTTTTCTGAATCGTGAACGTTCACTTATGACgttagtgtctctttaaccctttgagtgctaagccctttcccacctgggtgctaagctgattaaaaaaaaaatgattttgtgaaaaggttaggcgattacctttccaatggtgggtcttgggggtctgtagctgcttagatgcctgagatacgggcttctaagcaacatgccccctttccctatactttgtattgacaaattaataaagttgcgtggtgacatcacgtcattgcgcgtgacatcaccgcgcaaaacgtgatgccccggcgatgcctgccactctacaggcacgatcgccggggtaggagcgggtgggagcccccagatctccctcaaggtgggagagtgctagtgatggctctgagccatcattagcactagagtgggaaactctgtgacggctcagagccgtcattagcactcaaagggttaaataagcaAATGCGGATGCATGATATGCTTATACACTACTGTGCCAAAAATGACTTATCTGAGCAACAACAGTTTACTTAGACAACCCAATACCAGTCtaaatataaacaaatgttaataaaacaaAGTAACAATTCCTTAATTTTAAACTAGTTTAAGGTGCAGTACTGTGAATCAAGATTGGCTTATTTCTATTTAGAATTTCATTGACTTCTGCTCAGACCTATAACACCTTTGACCATGAGTCCACTATCTAATACAAGCATTTTGTCAAgattttttgtatgtgtttatggtTTCAGTGGCATATGTAAATATCCTGTGAATGTCCAGTGCACCTGCATATAAACACCTCACCTGCTCAGCAAGTGGTGACTTGTAAGAAACAAACTTAGTAATTCTTGTTATAATACATGACCTTTCAGCAGGCTCAAGAAAGAGTTTACATTTTCAAGATCCAGAAAGAAGACTTATGGATTGTCTACTACTGAAGTAACAATACTCACTCTTTAGGAGATCTCATTATTATTATAGACCCCAGGAAGGATACCCAGGTCTAAGGAGACTACGAGCTCTTTGGCTGATTTTCCAACAGTGATCACGTAGCAGCAGAAAAACCCTCTATGTGTGTGGTCCATCGctatgtcagggtattgctgaatgacattatataagatatatatatatatatacatatactgtatatgcattatataaataattaatttaaattaaaatattaaccatgGGTACAAATGTTTTGACATTGTAAAATACAGGTCTTTTTATTAATGAAACTGAACAGACCAGACCTCCTGCTGTTCAGACCACATCTTTAGAATCTTTATTTTCACCCTGTCTCCATAAGATGGGGACCTCAAAGGCATTGCCTTCAAAGAAACTTCCTGCATTGACAATGGGTGATAAAGTTAGCTGATAATGGACCTCCGGTAGTCAGGAGCCCCAATGTCTGAACCTAGAAACAAGCTCTCAGGAAAGGTAAACATTTACagtttagtgttaaaaaaaaagacaCACTAAACCCAATATACAAGCCCCCAGACTGTGTCTGTGTCAAAGGTAACAAAAGGAAAAGTATCTTAGCAtgtgtattttgaaagcataaGGGTTTGAAGATTTAAAGTTAAACCAATTGTCTATATATGACTTAATATAataattactgataaatactgtatgtatatataaatatatatatatatatatatatatatatatatatatatatacagtggatataaaaagtctacacaaccctgttaaaatgtcaggtttctgtgatgtaaaaaaatgagacaaagataaatcatttcagaactttttccacctttaatgtgacctataaactgtacaactcaattgaaaaacaaactgaaatcttttaggtagagggaagaaaaaatataaaactaaaataatatggttgcataagtgtgcacacccttaaactagtACTtttttgaagcaccttttgattttattacagcactcagaatttttgggtatgagtctatcagcatggcacattttgacttggcaagatttgcccactcttctttgcaaaaacactcaaaatctgtcagactgcgagggcatctcctgtgcacagccctcttcagatcaccccacagattttcaatctgattcaggtctgggctctggctgggccattccaaaactttaatcttcttctggtgaagccattcctttgttgatttggatgtatgctttgggtcgttgtcatgctgaaagatgaagttcctcttcatgttcagctttctagcagaagcttgaaggttttgtgccaatattgactggtatttggaactgttcataattccctctagcttaactaaggccccagttccagctgaagaaaaacagccccaaagcattatgctgccaccaccatgcttcactgtgggtatggtgttcttttggtgatgtacagtgttgtttttgcgccaaacatatcttttggaattatggccaaaaagttcaaccttggtttcatcagaccataacaccttttcccacatgcttttgggagacttcagatgtgtttttgcaaaatgtagcctggcttggatgtaagaaaaggcttttgtcttgccactctaacacatagcccagacatatgaagaatacgggagattgtcacatgtaccacacagccagtacttgccagatattcctgcagcttctTTAATGTTGCTATAGGCCTCTcagtagcctcccagaccagttttcttctcgtcttttcatcaattttggagggacatccagttcttggtaatgtcactgttgtgccatattttctccacttgatgatgactgtcttcactgtgttccatggtatatctaatgccttggaaattattttgtacccttctcctgactgatacctttaacaatgagatccctctgatgctttggaagctctctgtggaccatggcttttgctgtgggatgcgagtaagaaaatttcaggaaagaccaactagagcagccaaactttatttggggttaatcagaggcactttaaatgatggcaggtgtatgctgactcctatttaacataaattttgaatgtgattgcttaattctgaacacagctacatccccacttatgcaaccacattattttagatttttttgttttcttccctccacctaaaagatttcagtttgtttttcaattgagttgtacagtttataggtcacattaaaggtggaaaaagttctgaaataatttatctttgtctcatttttttacatcacagaaacctgacattttaacaggggtgtgtagacatatatactgtatatatatatatatatatatatatatatatgagtcatgTTAAATACATCTAAGATGTGTCTGATGCCCAAAATactgtattaaatatgaagtgaaacGAATATATGGCCATACatttaaaatgtttgactgtatttctaaataaaactttacatttatttttctttgcttcaagaatctggtgtgaaaatgaggtttttaaagaaatacataCTAGATAAATTGTCCTATGAAGTATAGCATAGATAGGAGTCCATACTTTTAATTATTAAGGAATGTATTCCTATTAGATtaagtaaaataatataaatatgtatatatctatggtgATATTGGTTTCAACAAAACtctattgcaggtatgtatggaatatagagatatgctcaaaaatgcaatgtaataccagggtattaaatgctatgattctatgaagagcaaataattaagaatataatgacttattaatatggctatatgattaatcacatcagactgctacttacagactatatatatatgattataaaatAGTTGATGGAAAAGAGCTATTGGTCCGCGCCAACCAGGCCCCTATAAGCCTAAGGGTGGTGGTACCTAGTTACCACCAaataaatgcttatatgaaaaaggaGGATGATCCCTAAGGCGCCTTACTACGGAGGCAAGGGGGTAGTAATGATATACTTCGGATTGAGTACTTGAACAGTTTATTACAACAATTGGTACAGgtaaatcacataaaaataaaacaatatggtcatggatccatgaaacaataaaaatcagaaataaactttaaaatagtttaaaataacgTAAAAACGTTTCTTAAAATACTAATGGTCCTACACAGATGTCTAGACCCATGGCGGGGTATAGTGCAATAATAATACAAGTGTATAATAGAGTGGAGATAATgtccaaaattgaaaaagactcTATTTTGGAATTGTTCGTGCTGCTCCTATAGTAGTCTGAAATGTCTATATCAGTAGAAATGGAGAAATTGAGCGCAGCAGCACAATCAGGATTAGAGTGTAACCGTCAAGTCAAATTTGATGTTTTGAGTGCGACGTGTGGAATAAAAGGTGCAGAACTTGCAAATAATCCAAAAGATGCTGTTGAATTTGTGCTATACAGTTTAGATCAATTCAGTGATGCAAAAAACTAGTGGGTGATGGTGTGCATGGTGCAGacaataaaaatgcaaaaatagaatgaaaaagttgaaaaaattaaaaattagcgTGAGAAAAAACAACATTCACATATTCTAAGGTGACGATcgtcaaaaaatgtgaaaaagaatgtggattaacacattaaaaaatgtatattagcacagtaaaaaatgaaaaaacataatttatgcttacctgataaatttatttctcttgtagtgtagtcagtccacgggtcatccattacttatgggattatatctctccccaacaggaagttgaatcacccaagcagagctgctatatagctcctcccctcacatgtcatatccagtcattcgaccgaaacaagacgagaaaggagaaaccatagggtgcagtggtgactggagtttaattaaaatttaggtctgccttaaaagacagggcgggccgtggactgactacactacaagagaaataaatttatcaggtaagcataaattatgttttctcttgttaagtgtagtcagtccacgggtcatccattacttatgggataccaataccaaagctaaagtacacggatgatgggagggacaaggcaggaactttaaacggaaggaaccactgcctgaagcacctttctcccaaaaatagcctccgaagaagcaaaagtgtcaaatttgtaaaattttgaaaaagtgtgaagtgaagaccaagttgcagccttgcaaatctgttcaacagaggcctcatttttaaaggcccaggtggaagccacagctctagtggaatgagctgtaattctttcaggaggctgctgtcaagcagtctcataggctaaacgtattatgctacgaagccaaaaggagagagaggtagccgaagccttttgacctctcctctgtcccgagtaaacgacaaacagggaagaagtttgacgaaaatctttagttgcctgtaaatagaacttcagggcacggactacgtccagattatgcaaaagtcgttccgtctttgaagaagggttaggacataatgatggaacaacaatctcttgattgatattcctgttagaaaccaccttatgtaaaaacccaggtttagaacgcagaactaccttgtctgaatggaaaatcagataaggagaatcacagtgtagggcagataactcagagactcttcgagccgaggaaatagccatcaaaaacagaactttccaagataacagcttaatatcaatggaatggaggggttcaaacggaacaccttgaagaactttaagaactaagtttaagctccacggcggagcaacagtcttaaacacaggcttaatcctagccaaagcctgacaaaaagcctgaacgtctggaacatctgccagacgtttgtgtaacagaatagacagagcagaaatctgtccctttaatgaactagcagataaacccttttctaaaccctcttgtagaaaggacaaaatcctagttgagcaaagacctccggatgaagttcccactcccccggatgaaaagtctgacgacttaggaagtccgcctcccagttctccacgcc
The nucleotide sequence above comes from Bombina bombina isolate aBomBom1 chromosome 7, aBomBom1.pri, whole genome shotgun sequence. Encoded proteins:
- the LOC128666915 gene encoding zinc finger protein 501 isoform X1 → MLNETSEDYMTGEGQMEFDEVAIYFSKEEWCCLNEEQKQLYRDVMMENYYILKSLGIVHVKPSLVSRIEQGEEPYVCGCHIITQEEEFLINDRADGSLYWNISESQEDAITWFKVCNKVSESDLNCAEIEHNNSDCSIQGYKDIFHTKQNMFKCLDHFGIHDKTSQLVPSTCSAYEDLFAPRVNHFQPEINDAKVRLLPCPECGKCFTHLSNLIAHQKTHSIKKPFSCSECGKCFTWQSNLINHQKIHKGERPFLCSECGKCFTWQSSLIIHQKIHAGVKPFSCIECGKSFTCQSNLATHQKIHKGEKPFLCPDCGKCFTWQTSLIRHQKIHTGEKPFTCSTCGKCFNRQSNLITHQNIHTGEKTYSCTVCGKGFASQSSLIKHEKVHTGEKPYSCSDCGKCFTQQSSLGKHRKIHTGVKPFSCSDCRKSFIQRSDLLRHEKTHLNYMKCFVLQ
- the LOC128666915 gene encoding zinc finger protein 501 isoform X2, encoding MLNETSEDYMTGEGQMEFDEVAIYFSKEEWCCLNEEQKQLYRDVMMENYYILKSLGIVHVKPSLVSRIEQGEEPYVCGCHIITQEEEFLINDRDGSLYWNISESQEDAITWFKVCNKVSESDLNCAEIEHNNSDCSIQGYKDIFHTKQNMFKCLDHFGIHDKTSQLVPSTCSAYEDLFAPRVNHFQPEINDAKVRLLPCPECGKCFTHLSNLIAHQKTHSIKKPFSCSECGKCFTWQSNLINHQKIHKGERPFLCSECGKCFTWQSSLIIHQKIHAGVKPFSCIECGKSFTCQSNLATHQKIHKGEKPFLCPDCGKCFTWQTSLIRHQKIHTGEKPFTCSTCGKCFNRQSNLITHQNIHTGEKTYSCTVCGKGFASQSSLIKHEKVHTGEKPYSCSDCGKCFTQQSSLGKHRKIHTGVKPFSCSDCRKSFIQRSDLLRHEKTHLNYMKCFVLQ